The genomic stretch TTATGGTCCACTTGGAGCTATATTAAAAAACAATATAATGCAACTTTGGAGAAAGCAATATATAGCTGGTGAAGGATTTTATGAAATAGAAAGTCCTACAGTTACTCCAGAAGAAGTTTTAAAAGCTTCAGGACATGTAGACAATTTCACAGACCCTATGATACAATGTAAAGGTTGTAAAGATGTATTTAGAGCAGATCATATCATTGAAGAGGTTACTAATCTTGAAGTAGAAGGTATGACAAACGAAGAGTTAGATGAGATTGTAGAAAAACATAAAGTAGAATGTCCAAATTGTGGAGATAAATTAAGTGAAATTTGGAATTATAATCTCATGTTTAAAACTAACATTGGAGCTAAAGGAAATAAACCAGGATACATGCGTCCAGAAACTGCTCAAGGGATCTTTATACTTTTTAAAAGACTTTCCCGTTTTTTCAAAAATAAATTACCTTTTGGTGCTGTTCAGCTTGGAAAAGCTTATAGAAATGAAATTTCTCCTCGTCAAGGAGTTATTCGTCTTAGAGAATTTACACAAGCAGAAGCTGAAATATTTGTTAATCCACATGATAAAACTCATCCAAAATTCAAATCAATAGCTAATGAAAAACTTGTTCTAAATTCACAAGCCACACAAATAGAAGAAAAAGATCCAATTACTATAACAGCACAAGAAGCATTAGATAGTGGAGTTGTAGCTAATGAAATATTAATTTATCAAATTTATTTAGCTAAAAAATTCTTAAAAGAGCTTGGAATTCCTGATGAAGTTTTAAGATTTAGACAACATTTACCTAATGAAATGGCTCACTATGCAATTGATTGTTGGGATGTTGAAGTTAAAACAGACCGTTATGGATGGGTTGAAATTATTGGAATAGCTGATAGAGGAGATTATGATTTAAAATCCCATTCCAAACACAGTAATGAAGAATTAGACTTGTATGTTCAATTTGATGAGGCAAAAATAGTTTCTAAAACAATAGCTAAACCAAATATGACTAAATTTGGCCCTTCATTTAAACAAAATGCTCCAAAAGTTAAAGAATTTTTAGATAATGCTGATGATGAAAAAATAAAATCTATAAAAAACTCAATAGATCAAACAGGCCAATATAGTGCTGAAATTGATGGAGAAATATTTGAAATAAACAGCGAACATGTAAATTTCGAAGATATTGAAGAAGAAATAAAAGGAGAAAAATTAATTCCTCATGTAATTGAACCATCCTTTGGTATTGACAGAATATTATATGCTGTACTTCTACATTCATTTCATGTAGCAGAAAATGAAGAAGATAAAGATTATTTTAAACTTTCTAATTCATTAGCTCCTATTAAAGTGGGAGTTTTCCCACTTATGAATAAAGATGAATTAAACGAAATAGCTAATGAAATCACAACCACTCTTAGAAATTCTGGTTTTATGGTTGATTATGATACTTCTGGAACTATCGGAAAGCGTTACGCAAGATCTGATGAAATTGGAGTGCCAATAGCTATCACCATAGATTATGATACTCTTGAAGATAATACTGTCACAATAAGAGACAGAGATACAGAAAAACAAGAGAGAGTTAAAATAGATTCCTTAAAATCAGTTGTTGAATCCTATTTCAATTAATTTAAAGATTTTTTTATTTTTTAAATTTTTTATCTTATTTTTCTATTATTTTTATCTTGTTTTTATTATTTTACTACATTTATCTTGTTTTTATTATTTTATTATTTTTTCAATTTTTATTTTTATAATCCTCTTTTTTTATTTAATTATTAATGTCCCTCAAAAATATCAAAATATTCTTCAAGATTTATTAATACAGAATCTTTCTTATAATATTCGAATAATCCTAAACCCCAATTTATTCCTTCTTTTTCTTCATCAAGAAGAAGAGAAGAATCATCATAATATTCTCCAGAAAATAACCCTAAAGATATAAAATTATCACAAGAAGTCAAAAAGATCTTAAAATCTTTAGGATATTTCCATATTTTAATATTCACATGTTTTTTTAATGATATTAATTTATAGCCATAACCATTAACTCTCATATAATC from Methanobrevibacter sp. TMH8 encodes the following:
- the glyS gene encoding glycine--tRNA ligase yields the protein MNHEKMINISTKRGFLWPSFEIYSGVSGFTDYGPLGAILKNNIMQLWRKQYIAGEGFYEIESPTVTPEEVLKASGHVDNFTDPMIQCKGCKDVFRADHIIEEVTNLEVEGMTNEELDEIVEKHKVECPNCGDKLSEIWNYNLMFKTNIGAKGNKPGYMRPETAQGIFILFKRLSRFFKNKLPFGAVQLGKAYRNEISPRQGVIRLREFTQAEAEIFVNPHDKTHPKFKSIANEKLVLNSQATQIEEKDPITITAQEALDSGVVANEILIYQIYLAKKFLKELGIPDEVLRFRQHLPNEMAHYAIDCWDVEVKTDRYGWVEIIGIADRGDYDLKSHSKHSNEELDLYVQFDEAKIVSKTIAKPNMTKFGPSFKQNAPKVKEFLDNADDEKIKSIKNSIDQTGQYSAEIDGEIFEINSEHVNFEDIEEEIKGEKLIPHVIEPSFGIDRILYAVLLHSFHVAENEEDKDYFKLSNSLAPIKVGVFPLMNKDELNEIANEITTTLRNSGFMVDYDTSGTIGKRYARSDEIGVPIAITIDYDTLEDNTVTIRDRDTEKQERVKIDSLKSVVESYFN